AATACCTGCTGCAGCTTTGCGAAGCCGTTTCCGGAGTAAATTATTCATTTCACCTGTGTGTGAGCTGGCGTAGGTCTCCGGCATAGCGGTCATGGGCACTACACCATATTTGGCAACCAGATCTACGACCATATTCCATTGTCCTCCATCCCCAATGGGCGAGTCCAATAGAAATTCCAACTCCCGGTCATGGATATCTCGCTCACGCATGGAAATCATTTGATTCAGAAAGAGGTTCGATTTTTCCAACTTGTCATAAAAGAAAAGGAAGTTCTGGGAAAATTCGAAATTTTCCAGATCATAACGATCGATAACGCCAGGTCGCAAAATATTCAGACCAGCAAACAACCAGCAACGACCACTGCCTTTTTGATTACTGATGCCCCCCACCTTGATCTTGTCAGAGAAAAAATGTTGCTGCTTGATACGGGTAGCCCGGTCAACTGACAATGATTTGATACTGTTGTTTGCTAGAGCATTTTGACGAGCCAGATTGTTATCATTACTCCCGAATGTTTTAGCAAAGGATGCTATGTCAGCAGGTGAAAGAGCTTTGAATTCCTGGGCAAAACTCAGGGTTAACATCAGGCATAAAACCAGCAGAAAAGATCGTTTCATGTTGTTTTTCCTTAATTTTTGTTATGCTCTAAATTATTTAATGACTTGATTTTTTGAAACTGTTTTCATTGTGATTGACAACTCTCCAAAAGTCGTCCCAACTCGGGTTAATATTTTGGAGTATTTATCTCAGGCTTACCCTGAGGATGCCTGATCAACCAACCATCTGAACAGTTCGATCCCAATCAGATCATTGGTTTCTGATTCCGGATGCCACTGGACTGCCAGAATGGGAATTGAGGAGTCCTGGGGTTCCAATGCTTCAACGAGCCCATCTTCTGTTCGCCCGACAACCCTAAGTATATCTGCCACCTGTTTTATTGCCTGATGGTGGGCACTATTAGTTTCAACTTTTTTACTGGTGATAAGTTGGTGCAGAAGGGAAGCCTGTTCCACATTCACAATATGGCGGGCTTCAAACCATTCTCCGATCCGGTGAACCACAGGATGCTCAACTTGCGTTGGAATGTCCTGGTAGAGCGAGCCCCCTAAAAAGACATTGATCTCCTGCATTCCCAGACAGATTGCCAGGGTGGGCACTTTCTGTTCCCAAATGTATTCGAAGATCTGTCGGTCATGTTCGCCTCGTCGGGGATGAAAGGGCTTGGGAGTTAAGGGCTCAGGATCTTCACCGTAATACTGCGGATCCAGATCATCTCCACCTGTGAGTACAACACCATCCAGCCTTTGAATAAGCTGCGCCAGATCATCTTTTTTGATGATCGGAGGTATCAGTACCGGGAGTCCTCCGGCTTTTTGAATGCTGTCAGTATATGATTGACCCAGAATGCTGCGATCCATCTCCTCATATTCAAGATAGGATGGCGTTAGACCGATAAGAGGTTTTGATTTCAATTACACAACTTCCTTTTTAACCTGCATTATTCATGAATTATTGCCACGAAGACACTAAGTCACGAAAATTATTAAAGTTATGAACAAGGTCATTTTAAACAGTATTATTTGCATCTGTGAGTGATAATTTTTGATAAGCATATATTTTATTTAACTTTGTGTCTTGGTGACTTAGTGGCTATGAATTATTTAGGTTAAACGACTATAATAAATATTTACATTTTTAACAAACTTGACGATCTCGCAAAAACGACCCCTCGCCCTTCGACTTTGCTCAGGACAGGCGCCGCGCACAAAGTGGACCATTGAGCCTGTCGAAATGACACGGAGTGTTGATAATAAGGAAGCGGCTCCTTTCAGAAAAAGTATTGGCGTGAGTATCAATAATCTGCTTTCTTCTCTCCATTCACGTAAACGGATCTGATCAAATCTGCCGGAGGCGTCTCGTAAGAATCCAGTTCAAGAAAAGCAGGGTCAAGAATGACAAGGTCCGCTAAGTAGCCAGCAATAATTCTCCCGATATCATGGTCTCTGAAACCGGCGTAAGCTGCATCGGCAGTATGTGCTTTCAGGGAAGTATTAAAATCTAAAGCCTCCTCCATGTGCCAGCCGGCTCGCTTGATGGTACTGTGAATCGTAGAAACCGGGTTTGCTGGAGAAACCGGCCAATCTGACCCCAAAGCCAATTGCGTTCCATTTCGCTGTAGCGTCCTGAACGGATAGGCATAATCACACCTTTTTCCCAGCAACGACTCTGCATACCGCGCATCATCGACACAGTGGGTTGGTTGTACCGAGGCGATCACGCCCAGCTCAGCAAAGCGTTTCTGATCCTCAGGGGCAATGTGTTGAGCGTGTTCAATCCTGAAGCGACGATCTCTGTGACCATTTTGCTCAATAACTGTTTGAAATACATCCAGAACTTCTCTGTTTGCTCTATCGCCAATAGCATGAACCACGGTTTGATAGCCCCTCAAGTCAGCCTCTGAAATAGTCTTGATAACCAGAGCCTGATCCTCCCAGTCAGTATCATAGATACCAACGAATCCCGGTGTGTCCTCATAGGGCTCTATCATCAGGGCAGTATGCGAACCGAGGCTCCCATCACTAAAAGCTTTCAAGCCTTTGAATTGGAACCACTCATCTTCATAGAGACCCTCATCGATAAGTTGTTTCATTTCAGACCATTTCAGAAGGGGAGTGTAGACCGTTACCCGAATCTTCAATTTGTGTTGATGAGCCATTTTTTGCAGAAAGTGGAAGTGGGTCATATCATAGATCATATCTCCAACAGCTGTTACCCCGTTTTGAAGGAGATAATGCTGAGCAGCCTCAAAATGTTTAACAAGCTCTGCTTCACTTTCAGGTGGGGCAAGTGACAACACCAGCCCCATGGCTGCATCTTTTAAAATACCCGTAGGTTCACCCTGGTCATCCCGTTCAATGACGCCCCCTTCAGGATCTGGAGTTGCTCTGGTGATCCCAGCCATTTTTAAAGCTGCGCTGCTGGCAATTCCAGAATGTCCATCATGACGATGGAGAATCATTGGATAACCGGGTGCTGCTTCATCCAGCCAACTTCGATGTGGCAACGACCCATCCAGGAAGAGATGTTCATTCCAGCCTCCGCCTTTTAACCACGACCCTGGTGCATATCGCTCTGCAAATGTTGAGATGAGTTCTATGAAGGAAGCTTTTGAGTCAGCTTTTTGCAGGGGGATGGCCAACAAATTCTCACCACCCCATAAAAAATGAATATGGGCATCAATGAATCCGGGAACCACTACTTTTCCCTGCAGATCCACTACCTCGGTTAGCTCATTGCGATAACACGAAAGATCATCTCCAGCAGCCAGAATGTTTTTTCCGCTGATTGCAAGTTGGGAGACTTGAACTAACTTTTCATCCTGGGTTAGAATAATACCATTAACGAGAAGTCTGTCTGCAGTTCGAGGCATTACTTAAGTAGATTGACTCTGGTCTGGAGTAGAGTCTGAAGACGATCTGGATCTGGATCATTCTGCCAATTACCATCTCGCTTAAAAAAACTGCCAACGATAAAGGCATCGGCGTGATCCCAGATTTGGGACAGTCCCTCGGGAGACACGCCACTCCCCACAAGAACGGGTAGTTTTGCTGAGGAATACACGCTGGATAGCTCTTCCTGATTAACCGGCTTTCCTGTGTGAGTGCCTGTAATGATCACACCGTCACTAAGAAAAAATTCTGCCGCTGCAACAGTATCATTAATGGAAACGTCCGCTGTCATGGCATGACTGCTGTGCTTTTTCTTGATATCGGTGAAGATCCTGATGTGTTCTGCACCAATATTCTTTCGGAAACGCAGGAGTTCTCCGGCATCAGACTGGAGTAACCCTTCATCAGCCATGTGGCCAAAAACAAAGCCTTCTGCTCGTATAAATTGGAATTCTGCCGCCAACGCCACCGATAAAGCAGCTTTATTGGCACCGGCCAAAATTTGCAAACCCAGGGGTAAATCTGTTGCAGCCCGTACTTCAGCGGAAATTCGACTTAAGGCGGCTACAACCTCAGAACCTACTTCCCGATTGAGATATGGAACATCATGCATATTCTCCAACATGATCGCCTGCATCCCGTTTTCGCTCAGGATTTTTGCTTCTTTCACCGCTTGAGCAACAATCTCACTTACGGATAGAACATTTTTTGGGGTTCCCGGCAAAGCCTGGACATGGATCATCCCGATCAGGGGTTTTGGTTCGGGAAAGATCTCCAAGAATTCAGGAGCGTTCATTATTCACTTATACTTTCTTTTAATTGGATCAACCCTTCAGTAAGGGATACTATTATGGTGGCGGCAGCTAAACGTACGTGATTTGTATATACTTCGACTCCGCTCAGCAAGACGCGACCTCGTCGGAGTCGAAGGGTCTGCATCCTACCGTTTTGTTGCTGAAAACGCACGCTTAACTGCCGCCGGTTTAATACCTATTGTTCGATTTTGGTTACATGCACCTTCCGGGCAGCAACGATCCCGATATTCAATTCAAAACCCAGGATCAAAACCAGACTCAGAGAAAAGATCATGAGCATGATCACCGGCAATGCACCGATAGAACCGTAAAGGGCATTGTAGCGACCGAAGTGGTCAATGATAAATCTGAATCCAAAGGTGATCAGGATGGTCAATACAGTAGACAGGCTGGCTCCTGCTGAAATAAAACGGTATTTACTTTTACGGGCTGGACCCAGATAATACACAAAGGAGTAGGCAAAATAGAATAGGGCTAGAATAACAACCCATTTCCCTGCCATCACAAAATAATAGAGCCAGCTTTGTAGCATCAATTCTTTGGCCACCAGGAAATTCATGAACGTCTGAGTAAAGGTGATCAGGGTAATACCCAGGGTGACCAACAGGGATAGGATCAACACCAGCATGAGAGCAACAGCTCTTTGTTTAAGCCAGCTTCGAGTATCAACAACATTTACTGAAGCATTGAAAGTCTGGATCAAAGCCACAATACCATTGGTAGAAAAGATCAAAGCCAGGGCAAACCCAAATGAAAAGAAACCACCATGTTTAATGATCAGAATATCTTCGATTATCTGCTGAATAACACTGTAAGTGCTGACTGGAACAAGTGACTGGATTAATAAGAGGATTTCAGTTTGAAAATTGTCTAGAGGTAACAAAGGAATGAGTGTAAAAATAAAGATAATGGTGGGGAAAAGCGCCAGGATCAGATTGAAAGCGACTGCCTCTGCCCGTGTAATGATCGCGCCGTCCCTAAGTCCCCTGTAAAAAAACAAACCTACATTGAAAACTGGAACGCGATCAAAGCCAGGGAATGACACCCGTTTGGCCAGGTTAATGTAGGGCAACAGCCACCTCATTAATTTCAGTTCGAAGGTTTTCAGGGTCATGCGGAGAACCTAATCAGTAATCCTGATTATTTTGTAAAAAATTCTCTCACTGAAGAACTGAGGATCCTTTTATCCGGGGTCTGTGCCGCCTAATGAACGTCGTAGGTCCCGCCACCAATAAACTCCCTGAAATGAGAGGTCTCTGGAATAGGGGATTCATCAGTAATCGGTGTAATTGATTCCAGCATTTCGCGCACCCGTTTGGCTCTTAAATAGGCATCTACGCGTCGGGGATCATTCTTGTAATCCTGTTCCCATTGTTTGAAATGATCATACAACCGATTACGCATGACTGGTAGCTCATAGGGCACGGCACCATTGATGATGTAGTCTGCTGTATTGATGTAGGGTAGAATATTGCGCAATTCTGCATTGCGGACGTAATGCCAATGGGTCAGGGTCTGACCCGGGTCATAAGCCCGATGTTGTTCATCCCTGATCATCCTGCGCATGAGCCGTAAATCGGTCCAGCGAATAAATTTTCCATTGGTGCCCTTCATCTGGAGCAAGGTCTCGATATACACCTTGAAAACACTGTTCTCATCAATGCCTTTCAGCATATCTCCATACAGGCCGTGAAGGCTGTCGATCAGAATAACATCCGTGGATTTGATCTGCAGGGGAGTCTGGTTCAAGGCGCGGGTACCTGTTGAGAAATCATACTTGGGAATCAAAACTTCCTCGCCGGCCATAAGCTGTTTTACATGCTGGTTGATCAAAGCCAGATCTAAAGCCTGGGGCGTTTCAAAATCATGGTCGCCAAATTCATCAACAGGATGCATTTCCAAGTCAAAAAAGTAGTGGTCAATATTCAGTTCAACCAGACCCATCCCTTTTTCTGAGAGATAGTGAGCCAACTTCCGGGTAGTGGTTGTTTTACCGGAAGATGAAGGACCTGCCACCACCACGATCCGGGTTTCACCCTTTCGTTCCGCAATTAGTTCAGCGGCGGCCTGTATATCATATTCGTAGGCGGCATCTGATTCCAGACAAATCTCCCGGAACTCACCCCTGGCAATCCGCTGATTCAGTTTTTCCACAGAGTTCAGATCGTGATCGGAAGCCCAAACTAAAACTTCATAGATCTTCTGGTAGGGAATGTTCCCTTGGTGAACTTTGGTTTTGCTCAGTTTGGCTTTTCGTTTATCGTTTTGAGTGGCCCGATAGAGAATAAAGTGCTTTGCTACGGAAGCATGACCCTCTTCGATTAACACTTTTTCCACAATATCCTGCACCTGCTCCACTCCGGGCGGATGTTCATTGGAATAGTTGTCGCAAATGATCGATTCAACCAGTAAAGCCAATTCTTCGGATTTGTCCTGATCACGCCCCCCGATGGCAACAACCGCCCGGTAGATGGCATTGGTGATGCGTTGGCGGGAATAGGGAACCAGGGTCCCATCCCGTTTAAAAACGTGCGTTAAAAAACAACTGTTAATCATGTTCATCGCCATATTTCAGCTCATCACTTAATTCATTCACATCATCCTCGGCAACGGGAAAATATTTTGCCAGATTTTCGCCCAATTGGTGGATACCGAAGAGCAATCCTTCACGCATCCGACCTTCAGCAAAATGGGATTTCATATCGGCTACTGTAGTTTCCCAAAAATTTTCCGGCACGCGTTCATGGATCCCGGCATCCCCATAGACGGCAAATTTTTGTTCAGCCAGGAACAATACAATGAGAGTGGCATTCCGTTCTTTGGTTTGATGAAGTTTAGCCTTTTCAAAAATGCGCCGAGCAGATTTGTAGGGTTGATTATAAGATGTGGTATTAAAAGAGATGACGATCTCACCGCTGGTACGACCTTCAAAGGTCTTGATGGCTTCAGATATTTCCTGAAGATCCTGATCACTAAATATCTCTTTGGCCAGTTTCTCTGCTTTTTTCATAATGTCTCTTTCTGTATCTTCTCATTCCAGTTATACCAATTGAACATCTAAACAGCACTATAAATTCAAAAGATTTTTCTGTTTATCAAGCTTCAAGTTTTTAGCCTAGCGGTAGCTATGGTGGGAACTTTAAGTG
This is a stretch of genomic DNA from Candidatus Neomarinimicrobiota bacterium. It encodes these proteins:
- a CDS encoding gamma-glutamyl-gamma-aminobutyrate hydrolase family protein, producing MKSKPLIGLTPSYLEYEEMDRSILGQSYTDSIQKAGGLPVLIPPIIKKDDLAQLIQRLDGVVLTGGDDLDPQYYGEDPEPLTPKPFHPRRGEHDRQIFEYIWEQKVPTLAICLGMQEINVFLGGSLYQDIPTQVEHPVVHRIGEWFEARHIVNVEQASLLHQLITSKKVETNSAHHQAIKQVADILRVVGRTEDGLVEALEPQDSSIPILAVQWHPESETNDLIGIELFRWLVDQASSG
- a CDS encoding amidohydrolase, which gives rise to MPRTADRLLVNGIILTQDEKLVQVSQLAISGKNILAAGDDLSCYRNELTEVVDLQGKVVVPGFIDAHIHFLWGGENLLAIPLQKADSKASFIELISTFAERYAPGSWLKGGGWNEHLFLDGSLPHRSWLDEAAPGYPMILHRHDGHSGIASSAALKMAGITRATPDPEGGVIERDDQGEPTGILKDAAMGLVLSLAPPESEAELVKHFEAAQHYLLQNGVTAVGDMIYDMTHFHFLQKMAHQHKLKIRVTVYTPLLKWSEMKQLIDEGLYEDEWFQFKGLKAFSDGSLGSHTALMIEPYEDTPGFVGIYDTDWEDQALVIKTISEADLRGYQTVVHAIGDRANREVLDVFQTVIEQNGHRDRRFRIEHAQHIAPEDQKRFAELGVIASVQPTHCVDDARYAESLLGKRCDYAYPFRTLQRNGTQLALGSDWPVSPANPVSTIHSTIKRAGWHMEEALDFNTSLKAHTADAAYAGFRDHDIGRIIAGYLADLVILDPAFLELDSYETPPADLIRSVYVNGEKKADY
- a CDS encoding BtpA/SgcQ family protein, producing MNAPEFLEIFPEPKPLIGMIHVQALPGTPKNVLSVSEIVAQAVKEAKILSENGMQAIMLENMHDVPYLNREVGSEVVAALSRISAEVRAATDLPLGLQILAGANKAALSVALAAEFQFIRAEGFVFGHMADEGLLQSDAGELLRFRKNIGAEHIRIFTDIKKKHSSHAMTADVSINDTVAAAEFFLSDGVIITGTHTGKPVNQEELSSVYSSAKLPVLVGSGVSPEGLSQIWDHADAFIVGSFFKRDGNWQNDPDPDRLQTLLQTRVNLLK
- a CDS encoding YihY/virulence factor BrkB family protein produces the protein MTLKTFELKLMRWLLPYINLAKRVSFPGFDRVPVFNVGLFFYRGLRDGAIITRAEAVAFNLILALFPTIIFIFTLIPLLPLDNFQTEILLLIQSLVPVSTYSVIQQIIEDILIIKHGGFFSFGFALALIFSTNGIVALIQTFNASVNVVDTRSWLKQRAVALMLVLILSLLVTLGITLITFTQTFMNFLVAKELMLQSWLYYFVMAGKWVVILALFYFAYSFVYYLGPARKSKYRFISAGASLSTVLTILITFGFRFIIDHFGRYNALYGSIGALPVIMLMIFSLSLVLILGFELNIGIVAARKVHVTKIEQ
- a CDS encoding ATP cone domain-containing protein, with the protein product MINSCFLTHVFKRDGTLVPYSRQRITNAIYRAVVAIGGRDQDKSEELALLVESIICDNYSNEHPPGVEQVQDIVEKVLIEEGHASVAKHFILYRATQNDKRKAKLSKTKVHQGNIPYQKIYEVLVWASDHDLNSVEKLNQRIARGEFREICLESDAAYEYDIQAAAELIAERKGETRIVVVAGPSSSGKTTTTRKLAHYLSEKGMGLVELNIDHYFFDLEMHPVDEFGDHDFETPQALDLALINQHVKQLMAGEEVLIPKYDFSTGTRALNQTPLQIKSTDVILIDSLHGLYGDMLKGIDENSVFKVYIETLLQMKGTNGKFIRWTDLRLMRRMIRDEQHRAYDPGQTLTHWHYVRNAELRNILPYINTADYIINGAVPYELPVMRNRLYDHFKQWEQDYKNDPRRVDAYLRAKRVREMLESITPITDESPIPETSHFREFIGGGTYDVH
- a CDS encoding TPM domain-containing protein; the encoded protein is MKKAEKLAKEIFSDQDLQEISEAIKTFEGRTSGEIVISFNTTSYNQPYKSARRIFEKAKLHQTKERNATLIVLFLAEQKFAVYGDAGIHERVPENFWETTVADMKSHFAEGRMREGLLFGIHQLGENLAKYFPVAEDDVNELSDELKYGDEHD